The Anaerolineales bacterium region ATGATTGAACAGCAGTCAGGGATGAAGGTCACAGGCGAGGCGCGTTCGGCAGAAAGCCTGCTTGCGCAAGTTTGCCTGCAAGCCCCGGACGTTATCCTGCTGGATTGGAACCTGCCCGGTCTTCATCCCCAACGACTGATCCGCACCTTGCGTGAATGTTGCCCTGCCGCAAAACTGATAGCGCTCAGCGTTAAGCCGGAGGATGAAAAGCTGGCAAAGGAATACAGCCTGGACAGTTTCATTTCCAAACAACTTCCGGCAGAGTCGTTTGTCGCTTCATTGAAGCAGATGCTTGTAGTATCACACAACAAACAGGAGGGCTCATGAAAGCCTTATCCATTATTGTTGCGATCGCGCTCATTCTGCACGGACTTGTCCACCTGATGGGAACGGTTACGTATATGAAACTCGGCACAGTGCAGGGATTGACCTACAAAACCACCTTACTCGGCGGTCGCTGGAACCTGGGCGAAAACGGAATTGCGATTTACGGCGCGCTTTGGGCGGTTCCGGCAATCGGTTTTATCGCCGCCGCGGTTGCATTACTGGCGGGCTGGGATTGGTATCGCCCCATGCTAACGGGTGTGGCAGTGTTCTCGTTGGCGCTCACCGCCCTGGATTGGAAAGCCGCTTTTGCGGGAGTCATCCTGAACATCATCATTCTGGTGTGGTTATGGCTTGCGCCTTTCATCGGGAAGTAGGCTGACTCATTGAACAAAGGATGTTAATCATGAACAATATCCCTACTCTCAAATGGCTTGTCCCGGCAATCATGGCGTTGACGTTGATCGCTGTGCTGATGGGACTGCTTCCCGGCGAAGGACAGCCCTACCCGCTGACCAACTTTCGCGGCGAGGAAGTGATCATCCATGCGCGCGGTCTCTATTACTGGGACACGGTCAGTTCCGTCGCCCAGATGCAAGCCAATGATCTGGTGATGCTGGTTCTTGGATTGCCCCTGCTCTCCGTTTCTCTGTGGATGACATCCCGCGGCTCCCTGCGTGGACGCCTGCTCCTAACTGGCACACTGGGCTTCATCCTTTACACCTACATCACGATGTGTTTCGGCGCGGCATATAACAAAATATTTCTGATCTATGTTGCATTGTTCAGCCTAAGCCTATTCGCCTTTATCTTAAGCATGATGTCCTTCGACTTGGAAACCCTGCCCGCGCGCTTCTCCGAAAGACTGCCGCGCGGTTGGATAGCAGGTTTGCTCTTCTTTGCCGCCGCGTTTCTTTCGCTGGCGTGGCTGGGACGTATCGCCGCGACCTTTACATCAGGCGCGATCCCCGCGCTGGAAAACGTCACCAGCATGTTCATCCAAGCGATGGATTTAGGAGTTATTGTTCCCCTGTGTATTCTGTCAGGCATCCTGCTTTTGCGCCAAAGCGCGTGGGGCTATCTACTCGCTTCTGTGAGTTTACTGAAATTCCTGACGATGGGCGCCGCCGTCAGTCTGATGAGTTTTAACATGGCGCGCGTGGGAGCGCCGATCAGCGCGGTGGAACTGACGATCTTTCCGAGCATCACGCTGGCGAACCTTGTGATGGCAGCGTTGTTATTCAGGAGTATCGCCGAATGAGTTGAGACGAACAAGAAAGAAAGGAGAAAATAAATGAATAAGATGTTTGGTCTCTACGTCGTTTTGGGAATGATTCTTGGAGCCGTCTTCGGCATTGCGGTGGGTCAGGCGCTTGGAAATCAAATCCTTGGCTTTGTTGGAGGCGCCCTGATCGGAGTTTTCATTGGCTGGTTCAGCGCCGCGGCAGTTGGCGCTTCAAAACAAAATGGCTCGTGACTGTAGTTGTAAATTATAGAAGTCGTCAGGCGCTGGTTTTACATGAAATCGAAAGGATGAGTCCATGAAGTCCACTCGGATTTTAGTCGAAACAATCGTTGTCGCCGTCATCACCCTGACAGGCATGTTGCTCATCCCATCCGCTAAGATTCTCTTTGCCCTCCTGCCTGTGGCGTACCTGCTCATCGAGCGCGCTCTTCGCAAACGGACATGGAGCAATCTGGGTTTCAATGGTCGAACCTTTTGGACGAGTCTGCGCGCCGACTGGATTCTGTTCCTGTTCATGGGATTTGTGATCCAGCCCGCGACGGTGTTATGGGCAAAAGCATATTTCCCTGAGTATCTGGCTCATATTCAAGAACGCCTGCCGTTTGAAAATGGAATCGGTTGGGGCATTCTTCTACCCTTGCTTGCCTTTTCATTGATCGGCGAAGAGATGACCTATCGCACATTGATCCAGGGTCGGCTGGCTCCATTTATCGGTACGCCAGCCGCCATTGGCGTAGCCTCGCTCCTGTTTGGGCTGGCACACTTTGCCCCGGGACCTGTGCTGGTTGTGCTGACCGATGTCGGTCTGATCGTCGTCTCTTCTCTGTTCTACGGCGTGATGTTTGCCCGCCGCAACAACCTGTGGGTCGTTTGGCTGGCTCACCTGTTGGGAGATGTTTTCGGTTTGATGCTTTTGGCTTCGGTGTAACGATCATGAACGTCACCCTCTTTGCCGCAGGTTCTCAAGGCGATCTCCAGCCATGTCTTCGGTTGGGGAAAGGCTTGCAAGAATCGGGTTTCAATATCTTGCTGGCGGCGCCTTCAAATTTTGCGGGCGTGTCATATGAACAGGGCGTGCCGTTCCAGTCGTTGCGCGGGGATGTTAAAGCGATCATGTCGGGCGAAACAGGACGAGAGTTCATGGGACGAGGCGGAACAAATCCCATCCGTTCGATCCCTCCAATGAGGAAGATGCTAGGACCGATTGCGATTCAAATGGCGGAAGATGCGCTGACCGCCTGCCGCGACGCCGATGCGCTCATCACGCTGGCTGTGTTTGCGCCTTTCGGAAAAACGATCGCCGAGATATGCAGCATCCCGCTTCTGCTCGTCGAGCCGACGCCTGTGCTTCCCACGCGAAATTTCCCCGCGCCCGGCTTTCCGATTCAGAAAAATCTTGGCGGGATGCTCAACCGTCTTTCCGGCTTTGCGATGCTGGAGGTGATCTGGCAATGGTATCGTCCCTTCGTCAACGAATTCCGTAAACGTTTTGGGTTACCACGATTAAGCGGTTCAGATTTTTATCGCGCTCTGGTCTCCACGCCGCTGTTGGGCGCGTACAGTCTGAGCGTAATTCCTCAGCCGCAGGATTGGTCGCCCAACGTTCACATTACGGGCTACTGGTTTCAAGATTCGCAAACAACGTGGAAGCCCTCTGCGCGACTGATAAATTTTCTGGAGCAGGGCGAGCCGCCGGTCTATGTGGGGTTTGGCAGTATGACAGGGCGTGACCCCGAACGCATTACAAAGATCGTGTTGGATGCTCTGGAAAAAAGCGGTCGGCGCGGCGTGATCGCTACCGGCTGGGGAGGCATAAATACGATCAAAACACCCGAGGATGTTTTTGTGTTGGACTCCGCTCCACACGCTTGGCTGTTCCCGCGCATGTCGGCGGTGGTGCATCACGGCGGCGCCGGAACGACCGCGGAAGGATTGCGCGCCGGGAAACCAACCGTGACCGTGCCGTTCATTGTGGATCAACTTTTTTGGGGGACGCGAGTCCACGCAATGGGCGCGGGGACGAAGCCGATTCAAGCCCACGGGTTGACTGGTCGCAATTTGGCAGAGGCAATTCAAAGGGCGGGGACCGATCCGCTGATCAGGCGTAGGGCAGAGTCGATCGGGAAGAGAATCCGCTCGGAGGATGGAATCGGCAACGCGGTGAAGATCGCCAAAGGATGTTTGGGAGTGTCGTTATGAAAAGCGCAGAGTATCAAACTCTCCCCTTTCCAAAAATCCGCCGCTTGATGGTGGATGGCGGATGGCTGGCGCGGCAGAAGCACTTAATCCACGGGCTGGTGGAAATGGATGTCACCGACGCGCGCCGCCTGATTCGAGAGCATAAGATGAAGACGGGCGAGGCGCTTTCATTGACGGCGTTCATCATGGCTTGTGTGGCGCGGGCTGTGGATGAGAACAAAACCATGCAGGCATATCGCACATGGCGGGAACGACTCGTGATCTTCGACGATGTGGATGTGAACACCCTGTTCGAGGTCGAAGCGGGTGGACGCAGAATCATCCGCCCTCATATCCTTCGGGCGGTCAATCATAGAACCTTGCGAAACATCCATGAGGAAATCCGTGCGTTTCAAAGCGAGCATGAACGCGGACGCGAGGCGAATTTCATTGGCTGGTTTGTTCGCCTGCCTGGCTTGGTCCGCCGTTTCTTTTTGGTCGTCCTTTTCAAAAGCCCGAAGTTACTGAAGGAAATGAATGGAACGATCTCCCTGACATCTGTGGGCATGTTCGGCGCGGGCGGTGGCTGGGGTATCCCTGTGTCGAACCACACGCTTCAGATCACGCTGGGAGGCATTGCCGTAAAGCCGATTCTAAAAAATGGTCAATTGGAAAACCGTGAATTTCTGTGCCTGACGATCACTGTTGACCACGACGTTGTGGATGGCGCTCCCGCCGCGCGCTTCATTCAACGATTGAAAGAACTGGTTGAAAATTGTCATGGCATTTCTGAATTCATTGGCAAGCGCGGCTGAGATATGTGAAAGGCATCGTTATGGGAAGCCAAGTGTTGACCATTGCTATCATCGTTGAACTGGCGCTGGCGATTTACAGCCTGACGACAAAATCGCTTCAGGAAAAAACTCGAAGCGGCACGCGCATCGCTGCGTTTATCGTTTTTCTGCTTCTGACACTGGTGTCTGTGTTGGAGTGGGGGCTCCGCTGGTATGGTCTGGCTATCCTGCTATTCCTCTGGGCGGCGCATGGTGTCTTAACGCTTATCCGCAGGAAGGACGTCAGGGATTATTCGGCGCGACGCATTATGGCGAGGTTTGTCCTATCTCTGCTATTGGTGTTCCTCGCGCTGGTTCCTGCTCTGATCTTCCCGCCGCATAAACCGCTAGCTCCAACTGGTCCCTACACAGTAGCCACTGTCCGTCACACATATATGGATGAGAACCGCATTGAACAATTCTCGAAGAGTGGGGAAAACCGCAGAGTCAATGTCACGTTCTGGTATCCCCAAAATCCAAATAGTAATGAAACCTTTCCGCTGATCGTGTTTTCGCACGGAGGTCTTGGCACAGAATATAGCAACGAATCGTTGTTCCTTGAACTGGCGAGTCACGGTTATGTCATCGCATCCATCGGGCATCCATATCATGCCTTCTCGACCGAAGATGAAAACGGGCATGTCACGTTCGTAAGCATGGATTACTTTCGCCAACTCCAACAGGAGGACGCGAAACGCGATAAACAGGGAAGTTATCGCTATTATCGAGAGTGGATGGAAACCCGCACCGGCGACATCAATTTCGCAATCGATACTATTTTGGAGAAAGCCTCTACCAGCACCGGTGGTGTGTATAGCCTAATTGATGTCGAAAGAATCGGGGTCATGGGTCATTCCCTGGGCGGATCGGCGGTCTTGGGAGTCCCGAGGCAACGCAGCGACATCGACGCGGTCATGGCGCTTGAATCTCCATTTCTTTGCGACATCGTCGGCGTCGAGAACGGCGAATTTGTTTTTATCCAGGATGCCTACCCCGTTCCCGTTCTGAACGTATATTCGGACGCTTCGTGGAGCCATCTTTCCGAGTGGACGCAATACGCGCGCAATCACGATCTGCTCCTCGATCCGCAGGCGGACGCGTTCAAGCTGTACCTGCGCGGCGCGGGACACTTTTCCTTGACGGACCTCTCGTTTGCCAGCCCACTGCTTGTTCGCATCCTCGAAGGCGGGGGAACAACCAGAGACGCCACTGCATACTTGCGGGAGTTAAACGAAGTTTCCCTCGCGTTTTTTGACCAGTATCTAAAAGACCGGGGAGACTTTAAAACCGGCCTTTATCAGAATCTCCAAGAGGCGAATCCATGAAAAATAAATACACACCTCTCATCCTGCTAAGCGCGGCTGCTCTGGCAATTTTCTTCGCCCGCGCTTGGTTGGCAAACAAATTCACAGACTGGTACACCTTCCAGGTATTCGAAACCCTGACCGTGATCGGCTCGATCTTCATGGTGTTGAAAGGCTATCGCGCTTTGCGGCG contains the following coding sequences:
- a CDS encoding 2-oxo acid dehydrogenase subunit E2, with product MKSAEYQTLPFPKIRRLMVDGGWLARQKHLIHGLVEMDVTDARRLIREHKMKTGEALSLTAFIMACVARAVDENKTMQAYRTWRERLVIFDDVDVNTLFEVEAGGRRIIRPHILRAVNHRTLRNIHEEIRAFQSEHERGREANFIGWFVRLPGLVRRFFLVVLFKSPKLLKEMNGTISLTSVGMFGAGGGWGIPVSNHTLQITLGGIAVKPILKNGQLENREFLCLTITVDHDVVDGAPAARFIQRLKELVENCHGISEFIGKRG
- a CDS encoding glycosyltransferase, whose protein sequence is MNVTLFAAGSQGDLQPCLRLGKGLQESGFNILLAAPSNFAGVSYEQGVPFQSLRGDVKAIMSGETGREFMGRGGTNPIRSIPPMRKMLGPIAIQMAEDALTACRDADALITLAVFAPFGKTIAEICSIPLLLVEPTPVLPTRNFPAPGFPIQKNLGGMLNRLSGFAMLEVIWQWYRPFVNEFRKRFGLPRLSGSDFYRALVSTPLLGAYSLSVIPQPQDWSPNVHITGYWFQDSQTTWKPSARLINFLEQGEPPVYVGFGSMTGRDPERITKIVLDALEKSGRRGVIATGWGGINTIKTPEDVFVLDSAPHAWLFPRMSAVVHHGGAGTTAEGLRAGKPTVTVPFIVDQLFWGTRVHAMGAGTKPIQAHGLTGRNLAEAIQRAGTDPLIRRRAESIGKRIRSEDGIGNAVKIAKGCLGVSL
- a CDS encoding response regulator transcription factor, with protein sequence MKTIFLAEGETHVLNALRLMIEQQSGMKVTGEARSAESLLAQVCLQAPDVILLDWNLPGLHPQRLIRTLRECCPAAKLIALSVKPEDEKLAKEYSLDSFISKQLPAESFVASLKQMLVVSHNKQEGS
- a CDS encoding type II CAAX endopeptidase family protein; translated protein: MKSTRILVETIVVAVITLTGMLLIPSAKILFALLPVAYLLIERALRKRTWSNLGFNGRTFWTSLRADWILFLFMGFVIQPATVLWAKAYFPEYLAHIQERLPFENGIGWGILLPLLAFSLIGEEMTYRTLIQGRLAPFIGTPAAIGVASLLFGLAHFAPGPVLVVLTDVGLIVVSSLFYGVMFARRNNLWVVWLAHLLGDVFGLMLLASV